A region of the Gemmatimonadota bacterium genome:
GTTGGCGGAGCGGAATATCGACGCGTACTTCTCCGCGGCGGACTGGCTCGGGATCGAACGGGCGGATGTGTACCCGAAGGCCACCGAGCACATGGGCGCCATTCTCACCCTGATCGGGGATCTCGTGGAGAAAGGGCATGCGTATGCCGCGGGCGGGGATGTCTACTTCTCCGTGGAAACGGCGACGGATTACGGAAAGCTCTCCGGGAAGCGCGTGGAGGATCTTCGGGCGGGCGTCCGCGTGGAGGTGGAGGAGGCCAAGCGGCATCCTGTCGACTTTGCGCTGTGGAAGGGCGCGAAGCCGGGCGAACCTTCCTGGGACAGCCCCTGGGGGGCGGGGCGTCCGGGCTGGCACATCGAGTGCTCCGCGATGGCCATGGCGTATCTCGGCGAGACTCTCGACATCCACGGGGGCGGGCGGGATCTCATCTTCCCGCATCACGAGAATGAACTCACCCAGTCGGAGGCTTCCACCGGCGTCTCCTTCTGTCGGCACTGGACCGAGAACGGAATGGTGATGCTGGGCGGAGAGAAGATGTCCAAGTCGACGGGCGTCTTCTTCGCAGTGGAAGATGTGCGGAAGGAAGTGGACCCGCGCGTGCTGCGTCTCTTTCTTCTGGGGACGCATTACCGGAGCCCGCTCGACTACTCCAGAGAGCGGCTCGACGAGGCGGCCACCGCCATGGAGAGGATCACGAACTTCCTCGCGACGGCCGCGCACGCCGCCGCCGGGAGCGACGCCGGGCAGGAACCCGGCGAGGCGGACGCCGCATTCCGCGAGGAGACGGAACGCTGCGTCCGCCAGTTTCACGAAGCGCTCGACGACGATTTCAACACGGCTGGCGCGCTCGGGAAGCTCTTCGAACTCGCACGCGCCGGGAATGCCTACGCCGCGTCCGGTTCTCCCGGCGGTGCGGGGCTCCTTCGGGAGGCGCACACCCAAGTGGCGGGGATGCTGGATCTTCTCGGCTTCCCGGCTGCAAAGGACGAGACCGGGGAGATCCCGCCGGAAGTGCAGGCACTGGTGGATCGCCGGGAAACGGCCCGCACGGAGCGGGATTGGGCGGCGGCGGACTCCCTCCGCGACGAGATCCTCGCCTGCGGCTTCGTCGTGGAGGATCGGCCCGACGGTCCGCTGATCAAACGCGCGTAGCCCGCGCTTCGGGGCGCCTGTCCGCACTCCCCGCGGCGAACCGGGGCGCAGGCGGGCCGATCGGGCGGCCCCCCGCACTCGACACACCCCCAATCAGGTGAGCTGGTCTCTTCCCGGGGCGTTTTCCGTTTCTTGACTTGAGGAAGCCCGTCGCGTATCTTCCGCATCCGCTTGTCGGGCGGGGTGGGTTGTCTTGTAGGAGACAGGAAGAACAGGGGGTCTGGTGGTGTCAGGGGGAAGATCTTCCGCTTGACACTTGACGAAGCCCTCTTCTAATGT
Encoded here:
- the cysS gene encoding cysteine--tRNA ligase; the protein is MGLSIFDTMRRRKIPFEPVVPGKVGMYFCGMTVQGVPHVGHMRAYTVADAMRRVLRARGYEVTLVQNFTDIDDKIIAKAAEEGVPWQELAERNIDAYFSAADWLGIERADVYPKATEHMGAILTLIGDLVEKGHAYAAGGDVYFSVETATDYGKLSGKRVEDLRAGVRVEVEEAKRHPVDFALWKGAKPGEPSWDSPWGAGRPGWHIECSAMAMAYLGETLDIHGGGRDLIFPHHENELTQSEASTGVSFCRHWTENGMVMLGGEKMSKSTGVFFAVEDVRKEVDPRVLRLFLLGTHYRSPLDYSRERLDEAATAMERITNFLATAAHAAAGSDAGQEPGEADAAFREETERCVRQFHEALDDDFNTAGALGKLFELARAGNAYAASGSPGGAGLLREAHTQVAGMLDLLGFPAAKDETGEIPPEVQALVDRRETARTERDWAAADSLRDEILACGFVVEDRPDGPLIKRA